The following are from one region of the Synechococcus sp. CBW1108 genome:
- the devC gene encoding ABC transporter permease DevC, which produces MNLLGSRTPVAWLQLSHRPLRLLAAIAGVSFANVLVFFQLGLSGSLYDSQKRPIDQISGQLVLVPQRYTNLGEPLNFSRAQLVRVRGVQGVAGVTPLYIGKADWLNRDTRQSKQALVFGVTPENPAMKLPILQQNKTLLKQPNTLFFDSASKKAAGSVVQTLATGSSYLTELRGQQAKVVGIFKLGLTFAADINVIMSAANFQTYFPEKSNDDIQLGVIQLSAGANEAQVQATISRFLDPSLQVLTIQQLKEREMSHWQRNTSFGLIFNLGVLVGLAVGAIIVYQILYSDVGDHLSEYATMKAIGYGDNFVVGIILQESLLLATLAFLPSVLLSMLLYQVLVRATGLLVAMTLGRALFVFCLTLVLCSASGWLATGKLRRLDPAEVF; this is translated from the coding sequence ATGAACCTGCTGGGCAGTCGCACACCTGTGGCGTGGCTGCAACTCAGCCACCGCCCCCTCCGGCTTCTGGCCGCTATTGCTGGGGTGAGTTTCGCCAATGTGCTGGTCTTCTTCCAGCTCGGACTCTCCGGTTCGCTCTACGACAGCCAAAAACGGCCCATCGATCAAATCAGTGGCCAACTGGTCCTCGTCCCGCAGCGATACACCAACCTGGGCGAACCTCTCAATTTCTCCAGGGCCCAACTCGTTCGGGTCCGAGGGGTTCAAGGTGTTGCTGGTGTCACACCTCTGTATATCGGTAAAGCCGACTGGCTCAACAGGGATACCCGTCAGAGTAAGCAAGCACTTGTCTTTGGGGTCACCCCAGAGAATCCAGCTATGAAGCTGCCTATCCTCCAACAAAACAAAACACTGCTCAAGCAGCCAAACACCCTCTTCTTCGATTCAGCATCGAAAAAAGCAGCTGGATCGGTCGTGCAGACCCTGGCGACGGGCAGCAGCTATCTGACTGAATTGCGCGGCCAACAGGCCAAGGTGGTGGGGATCTTCAAACTCGGACTCACCTTTGCCGCCGACATCAACGTGATCATGTCTGCAGCCAATTTTCAGACCTACTTCCCTGAAAAGAGCAACGATGACATCCAATTAGGTGTGATCCAGCTCAGTGCTGGCGCCAATGAAGCCCAGGTCCAGGCAACGATCTCCAGGTTTTTGGATCCCTCACTCCAGGTGCTGACGATCCAGCAGCTCAAAGAACGTGAAATGAGCCATTGGCAGCGCAATACCTCCTTTGGCTTGATCTTCAACCTGGGCGTGCTTGTGGGCCTGGCTGTTGGGGCAATCATTGTCTACCAGATTCTCTACTCAGACGTTGGCGATCACCTCAGCGAGTACGCCACCATGAAAGCCATCGGCTATGGCGACAACTTCGTTGTGGGGATCATTCTTCAAGAGTCCCTGCTCCTGGCAACCTTGGCCTTCTTACCCAGCGTGTTGCTTTCTATGCTGCTGTACCAAGTCCTGGTGCGTGCCACAGGGCTCCTGGTGGCCATGACCCTAGGCCGGGCCCTGTTTGTTTTTTGCCTCACCCTTGTGCTGTGCAGCGCCTCCGGATGGCTCGCCACAGGGAAGCTGCGGCGTCTTGATCCTGCCGAGGTTTTTTGA
- a CDS encoding ATP-binding cassette domain-containing protein: MATSGESPLVEIAGLNHWFEEAGRPKQVLRNINLSVHPGEILILTGPSGSGKTTLLTMVGALRAAQEGSLQIFGQELRQASSQQLTQLRRQVGFIFQAHNLMPYLSALQNVRLGLEVLPDWLRQGRSAMDKRCQQGLEQVGLGHRLHYAPAKLSGGQKQRVAIARALVAGPRLLLADEPTAALDRESGREVVDLFQRLAKEQQAGIVMVTHDNKVLDIADRIVALEAGALVED; encoded by the coding sequence ATGGCCACCTCAGGGGAAAGCCCCCTCGTGGAAATTGCAGGCCTAAACCATTGGTTTGAAGAGGCGGGCAGACCCAAACAGGTGCTGCGCAACATCAACCTCAGCGTCCATCCTGGGGAAATATTAATCTTGACTGGACCCTCGGGTTCAGGCAAAACCACCCTGCTGACCATGGTGGGAGCCCTACGGGCAGCCCAAGAGGGCAGCTTGCAGATATTTGGCCAAGAGCTAAGGCAGGCGTCAAGCCAACAGCTCACGCAGTTGAGGCGCCAGGTGGGCTTCATCTTTCAAGCCCACAATCTGATGCCCTACCTCTCAGCCCTCCAAAACGTCCGGCTTGGCTTGGAGGTGCTGCCAGACTGGCTGCGGCAGGGACGCTCCGCCATGGATAAACGTTGCCAGCAAGGGCTCGAGCAAGTGGGCCTGGGCCATCGCCTCCATTACGCCCCCGCCAAACTTTCGGGCGGCCAGAAACAACGGGTCGCCATTGCCAGGGCCCTGGTAGCGGGGCCCAGGTTGTTGCTGGCCGACGAACCCACCGCCGCCTTGGATCGCGAATCCGGCAGGGAGGTGGTGGATCTGTTCCAACGCCTTGCCAAGGAGCAGCAAGCAGGAATTGTGATGGTGACCCACGACAACAAAGTGCTGGATATTGCCGATCGCATCGTGGCCCTTGAAGCCGGCGCCCTGGTTGAAGACTGA
- a CDS encoding rubrerythrin family protein — MDIAKPSTAANLEAAFGGESMANRKYLFFAEVAKQVGHSELAKLFRDTAAQETEHAFAHFRLLHPELVISDPASLSEDQKQALLSRCLELAIEGETYEYTTMYPDFAAQARADQDSGAAAEFQEQVEESEQHAGIFRTAAKNFGLLTPIEQHHAERYGIALEALQGKGVAGEAATPVAGKWICKLCSMIYDPAVGDPDSGIAPGTAFEAIPDSWRCPICGARKASFIPYREPELLAA, encoded by the coding sequence ATGGACATCGCCAAGCCCAGCACCGCTGCCAACCTGGAAGCCGCCTTTGGCGGCGAGAGCATGGCCAACCGCAAATACCTGTTCTTTGCCGAGGTGGCCAAGCAGGTTGGCCATAGCGAGTTGGCCAAGTTGTTTCGCGACACCGCCGCCCAGGAAACCGAGCACGCCTTCGCCCACTTCCGGCTGCTGCACCCGGAGCTGGTGATCAGCGATCCGGCGAGCCTCAGCGAAGACCAAAAGCAGGCCCTGCTCAGCCGCTGCCTGGAGCTGGCGATCGAGGGCGAAACCTACGAGTACACCACCATGTACCCGGATTTCGCCGCCCAGGCCCGCGCCGATCAAGACTCCGGCGCCGCGGCTGAGTTCCAGGAACAGGTGGAAGAATCCGAGCAACATGCCGGCATCTTCCGCACAGCCGCCAAAAACTTCGGCCTGCTCACCCCAATTGAGCAGCACCACGCCGAGCGCTACGGCATTGCCCTGGAAGCCCTGCAGGGCAAGGGAGTGGCAGGGGAAGCAGCCACTCCCGTGGCCGGCAAATGGATCTGCAAGCTGTGCTCAATGATCTACGACCCAGCCGTAGGCGATCCGGATTCCGGAATTGCCCCGGGCACCGCCTTCGAAGCCATCCCCGACTCCTGGCGATGCCCGATCTGCGGGGCCCGCAAGGCCAGCTTTATTCCCTACCGCGAACCGGAATTGCTCGCCGCCTAA
- the gcvP gene encoding aminomethyl-transferring glycine dehydrogenase → METSPATFESRHIGPSAEDQRRMLAEVGAASLEDLAAQIVPADILLPPGEALVGLPEPCSEAQALAELAAIAGHNQVVRSLIGQGYYGTATPAVIQRHVFENPAWYTAYTPYQAEIAQGRLEALLNFQTLICELTGLPIANASLLDEATAAAEAMALARSVCKRPQALRFLVDQAVFPQTLAVLQTRAEPLGIELELIDAQALAGSGPGAVAPTLAGDVFGILLQLPGAGGGLWDPSPLLAAARLAGVITAVAIDPMAQVLLAPVGELGADIAVGSAQRFGVPMGFGGPHAAFFATTAAFKRQIPGRLVGQSLDAEGRPALRLALQTREQHIRRDKATSNICTAQVLLAVMAGFYAVHHGPDGLTAIASRLVGLRSALAAGLGALGLAPDGEPGFDTLTVRPPNPDALVARALAAGFNLRSAGAAVGISLDELSSLEELQALLASLAEGADQAAQAQNACVAALAQASVEQAWSDLPRRRAPWLSQAVFHQYRSETELLRYIQRLVGKDLSLIHGMIPLGSCTMKLNAAAELAPVSWPAFGQLHPFAPPSQTAGYQQLAAQLEGWLAAITGFAGVSLQPNAGSQGEYAGLLAIRAWHRSRGEGHRKVCLIPVSAHGTNPASAVMAGMQVVPVACQDDAIDEVDLAAKVKAHAGELAALMITYPSTHGVFEADLRRVCHLVHDHGGQVYLDGANLNAQVGLCKPGSYGADVCHLNLHKTFCIPHGGGGPGVGPIAVASHLVPFLPGSDGAGAAQVSAAPLGSASILPISWMYIRMMGGSGLRTASQVALLAANVIAKRLDPHFPVLFWGANGWVAHECILDLRPLKRSIGLEVDDLAKRLMDYGFHAPTVSWPVAGTVMVEPTESESLAELDRFCAAMVAIRQEAAAIEAAQADPLNNPLKRAPHTLAAVTADVWDRPYSRQQAAFPAGETQQANKFWPAVARIDNAYGDRNLVCSCPSVEEMAQVVA, encoded by the coding sequence ATGGAGACTTCGCCTGCAACCTTTGAGAGCCGTCACATCGGCCCCTCGGCTGAGGACCAGCGCCGCATGCTGGCGGAGGTGGGTGCGGCCAGCCTCGAAGACCTGGCCGCCCAGATAGTGCCGGCCGACATCTTGCTGCCCCCCGGGGAGGCCTTGGTGGGTTTGCCCGAGCCCTGCAGTGAGGCCCAGGCCCTGGCTGAACTGGCAGCTATCGCAGGCCACAACCAGGTGGTGCGCAGCTTGATTGGCCAGGGTTATTACGGCACGGCCACCCCGGCGGTGATCCAGCGTCACGTCTTTGAAAATCCCGCTTGGTATACGGCCTACACCCCCTATCAGGCTGAAATCGCCCAGGGCCGGCTTGAGGCCCTGCTCAATTTCCAGACCCTGATCTGCGAGTTGACCGGGCTGCCGATTGCCAATGCCTCCCTGCTCGATGAGGCCACCGCTGCCGCAGAGGCCATGGCCCTGGCCCGGTCGGTCTGCAAGCGGCCCCAGGCCCTGCGTTTTTTGGTGGATCAGGCCGTCTTCCCCCAAACCCTGGCCGTACTCCAGACCCGCGCCGAGCCTCTGGGCATCGAATTGGAGTTGATCGATGCCCAGGCGCTGGCGGGGTCGGGGCCTGGGGCTGTTGCCCCAACCCTGGCTGGGGACGTTTTTGGGATCTTGTTGCAGCTGCCGGGAGCCGGGGGAGGCCTGTGGGATCCGTCTCCCCTGCTGGCCGCGGCGCGGCTGGCAGGGGTGATCACGGCCGTGGCCATTGATCCGATGGCTCAGGTGTTGCTGGCTCCGGTGGGTGAGCTGGGGGCGGATATTGCCGTGGGCAGTGCCCAACGCTTTGGGGTGCCCATGGGCTTTGGCGGCCCCCATGCCGCGTTTTTTGCCACCACCGCTGCCTTCAAGCGCCAGATCCCCGGGCGTCTGGTGGGCCAATCCCTAGATGCCGAGGGCCGACCTGCGCTGCGCTTGGCCCTGCAAACCCGGGAGCAGCACATCCGCCGCGACAAGGCCACCAGCAATATCTGTACGGCCCAGGTGCTTCTGGCGGTCATGGCCGGCTTCTATGCCGTGCACCACGGTCCGGACGGTTTGACGGCCATTGCCAGCCGCTTGGTGGGGCTGCGATCCGCCTTGGCTGCCGGCCTGGGGGCCCTGGGCCTGGCGCCGGACGGCGAACCAGGTTTTGACACCCTCACCGTGCGCCCCCCCAATCCGGACGCCCTGGTAGCCCGCGCCTTGGCGGCTGGTTTCAATCTCCGCTCGGCCGGTGCGGCTGTGGGTATCAGTCTCGATGAGCTCAGTTCGCTCGAGGAGTTGCAAGCCTTGTTGGCGTCCCTGGCGGAAGGGGCCGACCAGGCTGCCCAGGCCCAGAACGCCTGTGTTGCAGCTCTGGCTCAGGCCAGTGTTGAGCAGGCCTGGTCGGACCTGCCCCGGCGAAGGGCCCCCTGGCTCAGCCAGGCCGTGTTTCACCAATACCGCAGCGAAACCGAACTGCTCCGCTACATCCAGCGCCTGGTCGGCAAAGACCTGTCGCTGATCCACGGGATGATTCCCCTGGGCAGTTGCACCATGAAGCTCAATGCGGCGGCTGAACTGGCGCCCGTGAGTTGGCCAGCCTTTGGCCAGTTGCATCCCTTTGCTCCGCCTTCCCAGACCGCCGGTTACCAACAACTGGCCGCCCAACTCGAGGGCTGGTTGGCAGCGATCACCGGATTTGCAGGCGTGTCGCTCCAACCGAATGCTGGCTCCCAGGGGGAATACGCCGGGCTGCTGGCCATCCGGGCCTGGCATCGCAGTCGCGGCGAAGGCCACCGCAAGGTGTGTTTGATTCCGGTTAGCGCCCATGGCACCAACCCTGCCAGTGCGGTGATGGCGGGCATGCAGGTGGTGCCTGTCGCCTGCCAGGACGACGCCATTGATGAGGTGGATTTGGCCGCCAAGGTCAAGGCCCATGCCGGCGAGCTGGCGGCCTTGATGATCACCTACCCATCCACCCATGGAGTGTTTGAGGCCGATCTGCGCAGGGTCTGCCATTTGGTCCACGACCACGGAGGCCAGGTGTATCTCGACGGCGCCAACCTCAACGCCCAGGTGGGGCTCTGCAAGCCCGGCTCCTATGGGGCTGATGTCTGCCATCTCAACCTGCACAAGACCTTCTGCATCCCCCATGGCGGCGGTGGTCCGGGGGTGGGTCCGATCGCGGTGGCAAGCCACCTGGTGCCCTTCCTGCCAGGCTCGGATGGGGCTGGCGCTGCCCAGGTGTCCGCCGCACCCCTGGGCAGCGCCAGCATCCTGCCGATCAGCTGGATGTACATCCGCATGATGGGAGGAAGCGGCTTGCGCACTGCCAGCCAGGTGGCCTTGCTGGCGGCCAATGTGATTGCCAAGCGCCTGGATCCCCACTTTCCGGTGCTGTTTTGGGGCGCCAATGGGTGGGTGGCCCACGAATGCATTCTCGATCTGCGCCCCCTCAAGCGCAGCATCGGCCTGGAGGTCGATGACCTGGCCAAACGGCTGATGGACTACGGCTTCCATGCCCCAACGGTGAGCTGGCCCGTGGCCGGCACGGTGATGGTGGAGCCCACCGAGAGTGAGTCGCTAGCAGAGCTGGATCGCTTCTGCGCAGCCATGGTGGCGATTCGCCAGGAGGCCGCGGCGATCGAGGCTGCCCAGGCCGACCCCCTCAACAACCCGCTCAAGCGGGCGCCCCACACCCTGGCCGCGGTGACCGCCGACGTCTGGGACCGTCCCTATTCCCGCCAGCAGGCAGCCTTCCCCGCCGGCGAAACCCAGCAGGCCAACAAGTTCTGGCCGGCGGTGGCCAGGATCGACAATGCCTATGGCGACAGGAATCTGGTCTGCTCCTGCCCTTCAGTTGAGGAAATGGCCCAAGTGGTGGCGTAA
- the gcvH gene encoding glycine cleavage system protein GcvH produces the protein MALTFPGDCRYADSHEYVRPEGERLRLGLSSFAVDQLGDIVFVELPEVGATVQQGASFGSVESVKAVEDLLAPVGGVVLARNEAVLASPEELQQDPYGEGWLLLLQPADPAQLEGLMDAQAYGAKVQGA, from the coding sequence ATGGCGCTCACCTTCCCCGGCGATTGCCGCTACGCCGACAGCCACGAGTACGTGCGCCCTGAGGGCGAGCGGCTGCGGCTGGGCCTGAGTTCCTTTGCCGTCGACCAGCTCGGCGACATTGTGTTTGTGGAACTGCCCGAGGTGGGTGCCACGGTCCAGCAGGGGGCCAGCTTCGGCAGTGTGGAATCGGTGAAGGCGGTGGAAGACCTACTGGCGCCCGTGGGCGGGGTGGTGCTGGCCCGCAATGAGGCCGTGCTGGCCAGCCCCGAGGAGCTGCAGCAGGACCCCTATGGCGAGGGCTGGCTACTGCTGCTGCAGCCGGCCGATCCGGCCCAGCTCGAGGGCCTGATGGATGCCCAGGCCTACGGCGCCAAGGTGCAGGGAGCCTGA
- a CDS encoding methionine gamma-lyase family protein — MTDSAGSAQGIAAQRIGAAVAATAAAADRHTSGVQSRMERLLNAFAAERVGVQHFASVSGYGHGDQGREVLDRVFARVLQAEAAAVRLQFVSGTHAIAAALFGVLRPGDRLLALTGRPYDTLEEVIGIRGRGQGSLAEFGIAYAELALSAAGRVDLPGLEAALAVPTRLVLIQRSCGYSWRPSLSVAEIGDLCARVKAIQPDCICFVDNCYGELVETREPTAVGADLIAGSLIKNLGGTIAPTGGYVAGRAALVEQACCRLTAPGIGSEGGTSFDLNRLLFQGLFLAPQMVAEALICSELVAQVFSDLGFAVNPLPGAERSDVIQAVRLGDPERLKIVCRAFQAASPVGAYLDPVPAPMPGYASELVMAGGTFIDGSTSEFSADAPLREPYVLFAQGGSHRAHARIALERALLALATAGLDRSE; from the coding sequence ATGACTGATTCAGCCGGCTCAGCGCAAGGGATTGCGGCCCAGCGCATCGGGGCTGCGGTGGCGGCTACGGCCGCCGCAGCCGACCGGCACACCAGCGGGGTGCAATCCCGGATGGAGCGGTTGCTGAATGCATTTGCGGCCGAGCGGGTGGGCGTGCAGCACTTCGCCTCGGTGAGTGGCTACGGCCACGGCGATCAAGGCCGGGAAGTGCTCGATCGGGTGTTCGCCCGGGTGCTGCAAGCGGAGGCGGCAGCGGTGAGGCTCCAGTTCGTCAGTGGTACCCATGCGATTGCGGCGGCACTGTTTGGCGTGCTGCGGCCGGGCGATCGGCTGCTGGCCCTCACCGGCCGCCCCTACGACACCCTGGAGGAGGTGATCGGCATCCGCGGCAGGGGCCAGGGCTCCCTGGCGGAATTCGGCATCGCCTACGCCGAACTGGCGCTCAGCGCCGCCGGCCGGGTGGACCTCCCAGGCCTGGAGGCCGCCCTGGCGGTGCCCACCCGCCTGGTGTTGATCCAGCGCAGCTGCGGCTACAGCTGGCGGCCTTCGCTTTCGGTGGCCGAGATCGGAGATCTCTGCGCCCGGGTGAAGGCGATCCAGCCCGACTGCATCTGTTTTGTCGACAACTGCTACGGCGAGCTGGTGGAAACCCGGGAGCCAACGGCGGTGGGTGCCGACCTGATCGCCGGCTCCCTGATCAAGAACCTCGGCGGCACCATCGCCCCAACCGGCGGCTACGTGGCGGGGCGGGCCGCGCTGGTGGAGCAGGCCTGCTGTCGCCTCACGGCCCCCGGCATCGGTAGTGAAGGGGGCACCAGCTTTGACCTCAATCGCCTGCTATTTCAGGGCCTGTTCCTGGCCCCCCAGATGGTGGCCGAAGCCCTGATCTGCAGCGAGCTGGTGGCCCAGGTGTTCAGTGATCTCGGCTTTGCCGTAAACCCCCTGCCCGGCGCAGAGCGCAGCGATGTGATTCAGGCGGTGCGGCTGGGGGATCCCGAACGGCTCAAAATTGTCTGCCGGGCCTTTCAGGCCGCCTCGCCGGTGGGCGCCTATCTCGATCCGGTGCCGGCGCCGATGCCCGGCTATGCCAGCGAGCTGGTGATGGCGGGCGGCACCTTCATCGACGGCAGCACCAGTGAGTTCTCCGCCGATGCCCCCCTGCGGGAGCCCTATGTGTTGTTCGCCCAGGGCGGCAGCCACCGGGCCCATGCCCGGATCGCCCTGGAGCGGGCTTTGCTGGCGCTGGCCACAGCCGGCCTGGATCGGTCAGAATAG
- a CDS encoding fatty acid desaturase, with product MALPGIHHRESSLVLSSDPASNKGLQPELLRVDSPSSQEERRIRAALAARREPLPARQRKFKGGTTSFMLAMHVGAVFALLPRFWSWQAVLVLVVLYWTTVLGVTLGLHRLVTHRSFTAPRPLERILVLMGALACQSGPIEWVGLHRHHHKYSDQPNDHHDAARGLWWAHSAWMLHEIPALQHVERLTGDLQRDPFYRWLDRWFLLLQLPLGAALFWYGELAGVHGGGLGLVLWAIPLRLVIVYHVTWLVNSATHFCGYRNFDCPDLSRNCWWVAILSFGEGWHNNHHAFPHSARHGLRWFEFDITWQHIKLLRSLGWASRVREASYR from the coding sequence ATGGCCCTGCCCGGCATCCACCACCGGGAGAGTTCGTTGGTTCTCAGTTCAGATCCGGCCAGCAACAAAGGCCTTCAACCCGAGTTGCTCAGGGTTGATAGCCCCAGCAGCCAGGAGGAGCGACGCATCCGCGCAGCGCTGGCCGCCAGGCGCGAGCCCCTACCGGCACGCCAGCGCAAGTTCAAGGGCGGCACCACCAGTTTCATGCTGGCCATGCACGTGGGGGCCGTCTTTGCCCTGCTGCCCCGGTTCTGGAGCTGGCAGGCCGTGCTCGTACTGGTCGTTCTCTACTGGACCACCGTGCTGGGCGTCACCCTGGGATTGCACCGGCTGGTCACCCACCGCAGCTTCACGGCCCCCCGCCCTCTGGAGCGCATCCTGGTGTTGATGGGGGCCCTGGCCTGCCAGAGCGGCCCGATCGAGTGGGTGGGGCTGCACCGCCACCATCACAAGTATTCCGACCAGCCCAACGACCACCACGATGCGGCCCGGGGCCTGTGGTGGGCCCACAGCGCCTGGATGCTGCACGAGATTCCGGCCCTGCAGCACGTGGAGCGGCTCACCGGCGACCTGCAGCGCGACCCCTTCTATCGCTGGCTAGACCGCTGGTTCCTGCTGCTGCAACTGCCCCTGGGCGCAGCCCTCTTCTGGTATGGAGAACTGGCAGGCGTGCACGGCGGCGGCCTGGGCCTGGTGCTCTGGGCGATCCCCCTGCGCCTGGTGATCGTGTACCACGTCACCTGGCTGGTGAATTCCGCCACCCACTTCTGTGGCTACCGCAACTTCGACTGCCCCGACCTATCCCGCAACTGCTGGTGGGTGGCGATCCTGAGCTTCGGCGAGGGCTGGCACAACAACCATCACGCCTTTCCCCATTCGGCGCGCCACGGCCTGCGCTGGTTTGAATTCGACATCACCTGGCAGCACATCAAGCTGCTGCGCTCCCTGGGCTGGGCCAGCCGGGTGCGGGAGGCCAGCTACCGGTGA
- a CDS encoding fatty acid desaturase, translating into MAAPAKPASQRLATRRPASISRGVSGQSRAQALHHSRHGEAPATTGPKSTRWGTIGFMAAIHVLALVALLPQFWSGPALASFLVLYWLTACLGVTIGYHRLLCHRAFRVPKWLERVFATCGALSCQHGPLDWVGLHRHHHKFSDTQMDHHTSLKGFWWSHMGWMLEAIPAMAAVPRLTGDLASDPYYRWLNNYFLLLQLPLAALLFWIGSVTGAGGWALVLWGIPLRLVVVYHCTWLVNSATHLWGEVAHASGDGSRNNPWVAALTFGEGWHNNHHAFPHSARHGFGRQIDLTWQHIRLLRALGLATAVRLPAAANPGARSLA; encoded by the coding sequence ATGGCCGCACCAGCAAAACCAGCCAGCCAGCGCCTGGCCACCCGCCGGCCAGCCTCGATCAGCCGGGGAGTCAGCGGCCAATCGCGGGCCCAGGCCCTGCACCACTCCCGCCACGGCGAAGCCCCAGCTACCACCGGGCCCAAAAGCACCCGCTGGGGCACGATCGGCTTCATGGCGGCCATCCATGTACTGGCGCTGGTGGCCCTGCTGCCCCAGTTCTGGAGTGGGCCCGCCCTGGCCAGTTTCCTGGTGCTCTATTGGCTCACGGCCTGCCTGGGCGTGACGATCGGCTACCACCGCCTGCTCTGCCACCGCGCCTTCCGGGTGCCCAAGTGGCTAGAGCGCGTCTTCGCCACCTGCGGAGCGCTGAGCTGCCAGCACGGCCCCCTCGACTGGGTGGGCCTGCACCGCCACCACCACAAGTTTTCAGACACCCAAATGGATCACCACACCAGCCTCAAGGGCTTCTGGTGGAGCCACATGGGCTGGATGCTGGAGGCCATCCCCGCCATGGCGGCGGTGCCCCGCCTCACCGGCGACCTGGCCAGCGACCCCTACTACCGCTGGCTAAATAACTACTTCCTGCTTTTGCAATTGCCCCTAGCAGCCCTGCTGTTCTGGATCGGCAGTGTCACCGGCGCCGGTGGCTGGGCCCTGGTGCTCTGGGGAATCCCCCTGCGCCTGGTGGTGGTCTACCACTGCACCTGGCTGGTGAACTCGGCCACCCACCTCTGGGGCGAAGTGGCCCACGCCAGTGGTGATGGCTCCCGCAACAACCCCTGGGTGGCCGCCCTTACCTTCGGCGAGGGCTGGCACAACAACCACCACGCCTTCCCCCACTCGGCCCGCCACGGCTTCGGCCGCCAGATCGACCTCACCTGGCAGCACATCCGCCTGCTGCGCGCCCTGGGCCTAGCCACCGCGGTGCGGCTGCCGGCTGCCGCCAACCCTGGCGCCCGCTCCCTGGCGTAA
- the rplI gene encoding 50S ribosomal protein L9 yields the protein MAKRVQVVLNENVLSLGKDGDLVEVAPGYARNFLVPTGKAVPVTAAVLRQVEARRAKEAERQAALKAEAVAFRTALDTIGRFTVKKQTGGDDVLFGTVTNGDVAEAIEAATKKEVDRRDITVPDIHRTGSYKVQVKLHPEVVAEINLEVASF from the coding sequence ATGGCCAAGCGCGTTCAAGTCGTCCTCAACGAAAACGTTCTGAGCCTGGGGAAGGACGGTGACCTGGTGGAAGTGGCCCCCGGTTACGCCCGCAATTTCCTCGTGCCCACCGGCAAGGCCGTGCCCGTCACCGCCGCCGTGCTGCGCCAGGTGGAGGCCCGCCGCGCCAAGGAGGCCGAGCGCCAGGCAGCCCTCAAGGCCGAGGCCGTGGCCTTCCGCACCGCCCTTGACACCATTGGCCGCTTCACCGTCAAGAAGCAGACCGGGGGCGACGACGTGCTCTTCGGCACCGTGACCAACGGCGACGTGGCCGAGGCCATCGAAGCTGCCACCAAGAAAGAGGTGGATCGCCGCGACATCACGGTGCCCGATATCCACCGCACCGGCTCCTACAAGGTGCAGGTGAAGCTGCACCCGGAAGTGGTGGCGGAGATCAACCTGGAAGTGGCGAGCTTCTGA